Proteins from a single region of Dysosmobacter acutus:
- the rpoZ gene encoding DNA-directed RNA polymerase subunit omega gives MNKLNAYIPNRYMLVNVVARRARQLAAAAEQTGEHLKEKPVTMALHEVAEGKMDANKIDTQINED, from the coding sequence ATGAACAAGCTGAACGCCTATATCCCCAACCGGTACATGCTGGTCAACGTGGTGGCCCGCCGCGCCCGCCAGCTGGCGGCAGCCGCGGAGCAGACCGGGGAGCACCTGAAGGAAAAGCCTGTGACCATGGCGCTTCACGAGGTGGCCGAGGGCAAGATGGACGCCAATAAGATCGACACGCAGATCAACGAGGACTGA
- the gmk gene encoding guanylate kinase, translated as MRSGRTFIISGPSGVGKSTVLNALLAKHTDLAFSVSATTRNPRPGEQNGVHYHFISVDQFREMIARHELLEYAEYVGNFYGTPKQFVDDNMARGRDVILDIEVQGATQVHTLRPETVRIFIAPPSWDELERRLSGRGTDSPEKIQKRLVRAKVEFQMAHTYDYFVINDTVDGAVRELEAILVAEHCRPTERMEMING; from the coding sequence ATGCGCAGTGGAAGAACCTTTATCATTTCCGGTCCGTCCGGGGTGGGCAAGAGCACGGTGCTGAACGCGCTGCTGGCAAAGCACACGGATCTGGCTTTTTCGGTATCCGCCACCACACGCAATCCGCGTCCGGGTGAGCAGAACGGCGTCCACTATCACTTCATCAGCGTGGACCAGTTCCGCGAGATGATCGCCCGGCATGAGCTGCTGGAATATGCGGAGTACGTGGGAAATTTCTATGGGACCCCCAAGCAGTTTGTGGACGACAATATGGCCCGCGGCCGGGATGTGATTCTTGACATCGAGGTGCAGGGCGCCACCCAGGTCCACACGCTCCGCCCGGAGACTGTGCGGATTTTTATCGCCCCGCCCTCCTGGGACGAGTTGGAGCGGCGTCTGTCTGGCCGGGGAACCGACAGCCCGGAGAAAATTCAGAAGCGTCTGGTCCGGGCAAAAGTGGAATTCCAAATGGCGCATACGTATGACTATTTTGTCATCAATGATACTGTGGACGGCGCGGTCCGGGAGCTGGAGGCGATCTTGGTCGCGGAACACTGCCGTCCAACAGAGCGGATGGAAATGATCAACGGCTGA
- a CDS encoding DUF370 domain-containing protein, protein MKLINIGFGNLISAERLVAVVGPESAPIKRMIQESRERGMLIDATYGRKTASIFIMDSDHVILSAIAPEKLSGRLDILNDED, encoded by the coding sequence ATGAAACTGATCAATATCGGCTTTGGCAATCTCATTTCCGCAGAGCGCCTGGTGGCGGTGGTGGGTCCGGAATCGGCTCCCATCAAGCGGATGATCCAGGAGTCCCGGGAGCGGGGCATGCTGATCGACGCCACCTATGGGCGGAAAACCGCCTCGATTTTTATTATGGACAGCGACCACGTGATCCTCTCCGCAATAGCGCCGGAGAAGCTTTCCGGGCGGCTGGACATCCTCAACGATGAGGATTGA
- a CDS encoding YicC/YloC family endoribonuclease, with protein MIKSMTGYGRARQTRNQRDITVEVRSVNNRYLDCTVKMPRIYTFAEDAIRSRVQKAISRGKVDVYISVDATAADTAVVSVNRDLAAGYFRALKELQDAFHLEGELSSAVLAKFPDVLSVTKADEDMETVTEDICAVLNEALESYNVMRATEGEKLAADIGGRLGNIEALTARVEERSPQTVAEYRQKLTARMQEVLQNTNIDEQRILTEAAIYADKIAVDEETVRLRSHVSQLRDMLLSDEPMGRKMDFLIQEVNRESNTVGSKCNDIAIAQVVVSLKAEVEKIREQVQNIE; from the coding sequence TTGATCAAAAGCATGACTGGCTATGGACGGGCCAGGCAGACAAGAAATCAGCGGGATATCACGGTGGAAGTGCGTTCCGTCAACAACAGATATCTGGACTGCACGGTGAAAATGCCCCGTATTTATACATTCGCCGAGGATGCGATCCGGTCCCGGGTGCAAAAGGCCATCTCCCGCGGTAAGGTGGACGTTTACATTTCCGTGGACGCGACCGCCGCGGATACGGCGGTGGTCAGCGTGAACCGGGATTTGGCCGCCGGGTATTTCCGCGCCTTGAAAGAGCTTCAGGACGCATTTCACCTGGAGGGCGAGCTCTCAAGCGCGGTTTTGGCAAAGTTTCCGGATGTGCTGAGCGTCACAAAGGCCGACGAGGATATGGAGACTGTCACGGAGGATATATGCGCCGTGCTGAACGAGGCGCTGGAGTCCTACAACGTCATGCGGGCAACAGAGGGAGAAAAGCTTGCTGCGGATATCGGCGGGCGGCTTGGAAACATCGAAGCGCTGACGGCCCGGGTGGAGGAGCGTTCTCCCCAGACAGTGGCCGAGTACCGGCAGAAGCTGACCGCCCGGATGCAGGAGGTTCTTCAAAACACCAACATCGACGAACAGCGCATTCTCACTGAGGCGGCGATTTACGCCGACAAGATCGCGGTGGATGAAGAGACTGTCCGGCTGCGCAGCCATGTGTCCCAGCTGCGGGATATGCTTCTTTCCGATGAGCCCATGGGCAGGAAAATGGACTTTTTGATCCAGGAGGTCAATCGGGAGTCCAACACCGTTGGCTCCAAGTGCAACGACATCGCCATCGCACAGGTGGTGGTTTCCCTGAAAGCGGAAGTGGAAAAGATCCGCGAACAGGTACAGAACATCGAATAG
- a CDS encoding J domain-containing protein, whose amino-acid sequence MNDPYKVLNVSRDATDAEIKKAYLALARKYHPDNYHESPLADLAQEKMKEINGAYEQITKERSGRGGGSSSYGYGGGYGYGGYGGSTAGQAYQGASIFQQVRIAINQGDFSRAEGLLGAIDDHNGEWNFLKGTICLRRGWLDEAKRYFQTACQMDPGNQEYRNALNYMENGGQTAYHQGGSFSTESCVGNDLCSRLCCAYLLCNGCGYGGIRFCCI is encoded by the coding sequence ACGACCCGTACAAAGTACTGAATGTTTCCCGTGACGCCACAGATGCGGAAATCAAAAAAGCATATCTGGCCCTTGCCCGCAAATACCATCCGGACAACTACCATGAAAGTCCGCTGGCTGATCTGGCCCAGGAGAAGATGAAGGAAATCAACGGCGCCTATGAGCAGATCACCAAGGAGCGCAGCGGCCGGGGCGGCGGCTCTTCCTCCTATGGGTACGGCGGCGGATATGGCTATGGCGGTTACGGCGGCTCCACCGCGGGGCAGGCCTATCAGGGCGCCTCTATTTTCCAACAGGTGCGCATCGCCATCAACCAAGGCGATTTCAGCCGGGCGGAGGGACTTCTTGGCGCCATCGACGACCACAACGGGGAGTGGAATTTTCTCAAGGGCACCATCTGCCTGCGCCGGGGTTGGCTGGATGAGGCGAAGCGGTATTTTCAGACGGCCTGCCAGATGGATCCGGGCAATCAGGAGTACCGCAACGCGCTGAACTATATGGAAAACGGAGGGCAGACCGCTTATCATCAGGGAGGCTCTTTCTCCACGGAGAGCTGCGTGGGCAACGATCTGTGCAGCCGGCTCTGCTGTGCGTATCTACTTTGCAATGGCTGCGGCTATGGCGGAATTCGGTTCTGCTGTATATAA